The DNA region TAGCTTCTGCACCATTTTGTCCTCCAGCTGTTTTGGTGtaccttcaaaaagaaaaaaaaacaaatcaacatGTTTCTCTAAATCCAAACAACTTTTTCTTTGAACAATATATGCGCCTCTTCCAGGTGTAACAGCCTAAATATATTGCTTCTGGAGTTTTTTATGAGCAAATCCATCAAGCTCAAACACATTTACTGCTAACCTCTATCACCTCCTAAAACTGTTCTGTtttagcagaaaagctgatgtTGTTTCCATGCAAAATCTAAAATACAGTCAAACCTGTGTTTTATCTGCTATGACAAGCTGATACTGCTGCCAATACCTGGCAGAACCTTGCAAAGGATTACAAAGATTCATTATTTATTACACATCAATGGCCTTCTCACATTagtttttaaatgaagatttaAGTCCTCCTGAATGCTGTGTTGGACAGCAAGAATGTTAACTTgaatgttaaaagaaaaatccaagatTTAGATTTGATTCTAGTCTCTGCCCAGTCAGAACTGCAGAATACCTAGAAGGGAGCTGAGGTACTACACAGTGCTGTGCATCATTGATTTAATGTAAGCAAactaaacacagaaataaacactTGAGTTTATTCCTTTTAATTCAgatctttctgctttccttaaaaaaaagaggaggggggAACAGATTAAACCAAAGTTTAAATATATCCTGAAAAAACCTAAGAAAAACCATAGAACAGACTTCTAATTAATATCtaataaagaagaaacaaaattactGTTAAGTTTTTTACAAAACAAGAGctaatggaaatgtttttaacTTGTCTTCATTACTCTATTTCATTAAGTGtacttttaaaagtaaattatttaaaatgtgattttactGAAGGAACAGTATTTTTATGCAGGTTCTACACAACTGACTGAAATTCAAGCAGCAAAGTTAACTACTGTATTTTGTATCATTCCATGGTAAAGTTTGTTGAGTTCAACTAATCAGTTCAAAGGGAAGACTTAGATAAATGTATTGGATAACAAACGTGCAGTTCATGGAGCACCAGGTATTGTGTGTAATTTAAAACACTCAAAATAAGGGAGAGAAAGGATGAATGCGGGAGTagataaataaaaaaggtaTGTTTGATTCAGAACAAAGACACTGCTTACATTTAGTGGCAAGAACTATTCTTCATATTCAACCGACAAATTAATTGTATGACAAATGTACAGGATTACTGATCTGTAGAATAAGTCATTCATCCTAAAACTGTGCAGGCAAACCAGCAGATCAAGTTCTTACCTGCATGGGGAGCACGAAGAAGGTGGATATTCTGTTTGACTTCTTTGATGTCTTCTGCCTTCTGCAACTCTTTGCTCTTCTTTAATCtgagaaaggggaaaattaGATTTCATTACCTTCAAAGAGGAGATTTATGCTTTCACTTTAATGATACCTCTCACTAAAGGTATGTACAGGCTGTAAATAACTACAATTATGAGgaaataaaggtaaaaaaaatatttgaaaaccaATTCAAGAAAATACTGGATACAATACCACCAAAAATGCACTGTACCAACTCCTATCAGAAATTTGTTTAAACTTAAGACTCTGTATACAAACAAGTATCACATTTCAACTGTTATCCTTGGGTGTCCAAAAGCTACACTTCCTTGGACAGCCAGTAACACAGGGTAGAGCCCACCCAGTGTATTTTACCCCATCCCTTGGATGACTGTGCATACACAAAGCACATTGCTCTTTAAAACTGGATCATCCCATTTCTGCAAAGGTTGGctaacacacacacaggcaaGGGGTTCCCATCACACAAATAATTCTCACCTGTTCATAATAAACCTGGCTTGGcgtttttgctttatttcctccACTCTCTTCATTGCATCcactgaaataaagcagaagtTGTTTTAAATGTGCTTAATTAAatccctgcagcagaaaatCCATGCTATTTTTGTAAAGCAGCTCTTACCAATACTCCCATAATACCTGTAACACCAGAGGCAACTCTTACACTATATAGAGGAAACTATTCCTTCTCCAAAGAGCAGGATAAGGGAATGTTCTGTGTAGCAACTCTCATTACTTGTATTTTACAACTTATTTAGGCTTCCACTTTTGTGTCTACACATAATTTCTACAGTTGACCATCACTGCAAAAGATTCCACTTGAAAAAAGATGCAAGTTACCACTTCTCCTTTGTGGCATTCATTCACATGAATATAAGCAgatttttctcctattttatGGCAATTGAATCTATGAAACAAGCTGAAGTGGAATgagcacaaacacagaaacaaatgcaTCAATGTAAAATGCTTACATTGGAAGCTTCTTAAAAAGCTGTAAAACCACTAAAGGCTTTTGAAGACAACAATTCAAAATAAAGGACTTCTGGTAGTCATTTTCAAAccagtttcttaaaaaaaaaatcaagtgaaaCTCCACGCCTGTTTACAACTCAAATCTCCTCCACATACTAAGAATTTGGTCATGATTTCAGTAATTTCAAACACAATCACTACAACCTGTCAATATTCTAAGCAGTCTTTTGAAAACACATTTGTGATAAGTAAAAATTTCATCTTTTGATTTTTCCTATAATGACTCACCAGTCTTGTTCCACAACTCTCTCTGGTATTTCACTGGTTCGTTCCTACgtttttcaaattcaaatgAATTATCCTGTAtcaagaaaaagtaaatttagACTACATGCAGAAGCTTATTTACATCAATGCATTCTCACTGCAGCAGTCACTATTTCATGGGATTTTCCCCCCTTTCAGAAGCTCAGCTCCTACACTTGAACAATATGAGAAAGAAATCGAGTTGAGTGTTTGACCTCAAAGTGTCAGGAGCCACAGTGATTTGTCTGAAGAGAACTATTTACCACAACATCTCCCTCAGCTATTTTCTACTTAGCAAGacaaaaggaacagagaaaaccCATGTGGAATAGGAAATACAGAGTAGATTAGATGGCAAAATTGAAAACCTGTAGATTGGAAAGCATTTATTGCAGGACAAATAAGTTCTACTCAACAGCTTGTAATTTTGAAAtggtttagaaaaaaaaccaaccactatttcattttaagaatATTGAAACAGTATTTCTAATTTGAAACTGTGAAATATTTCAATCAATACCTCTGGCATTTGGGACAGCTGCCACCCCCCAGCCATGTCCCCCCATCCCCATGAGCTGAAgatgaaaaaacattttcctgattttttttttgtcaggcACACTTAGCTTTATATCAGTTTTATGTGAGGACTTCTCCCTGCCCaaaggttgttttttgttgAGGTAAAGCTCAGTTACACAGCACTAATTTCATATATTGGCTTTattcttaaaatacattatGTATCTCAAAAGTGAAACATATTGTCACCTATTTAGACATGTATatataaagtaattttaaattcagttatTTTCAAAAAGGTAATTCAACAAAGCCAGAAACAACTCAAAAGCAAGAAACACAATTACTGAAGATGCTAAATAATCATGGCTTTTCAGagtcacattaaaaaataaaaccacattctTTCCCTTGAAAGATCCACAGAAGGCAGGAAATCACTGTGTCAAAATGCTTACTAAATTTTTAATAGTCTGTGAAAAAATAGGTAATTAAGTCACAGTAACTCTTAAATTATTTAAGGACTGTCCCACCAAATGTGAATGTTTAATACTTTTACCACTGAAGCAACTTTGTTTTGAAATTGCATTTGAGGTCTCACACTGTTTTTCAAACATTCCTATCTTTGCAAAGACTTTTCCTACACTTTGCAAGTTTTAAAAGAGActtcatatataaatattttagggGTCTACATAGAGAGAATTCCCGAGGTACCTGGTAACTCAGATTATTTGTGCAGAAACACAACTACCAATTTTATATGAACAGAGAGTAGAGGATTTAttggtgggaaaaaaatgccttGGACTTGGGAGCCACCATGTGttaccagcacagacacctgATACACTGGCTTCCATCCTGAAGGGGGAAGATCCAGCTTTTAATCAAGCTGACTGAACAGCTCACTCTCAAGaaactctctctctcttccacaatccctcttctccccagctCATTTCATTAAATGACAACGCTTTAAGGCACCCAGCCCATGTGTGCCACAGAAGAGACATTTTAGTGCTAATGGAACCTGTGAACCAGTTCAGCTTCTTACCACTGTCAGTTCTTTGCCAGCTGCTTTACGGAATGCTTTGGTCCATCTCATCTTTCTGGGATTTCGCTTCTTTTTGAagtttctgtggcatttggatTTGCAGAATCTAAACATCTTAAAGAAGGGGAtgataaagaagaaaatcttaGTGAAATCATATTATTCGTGCCCCACTGCAAGTGTGATATCAAATACTGAGGTTACTCTAACAATACTGCTCATTAGAAATTATATTCAGCTTCCAAAAGCCAgtatttttatagaaaatacagctattaacaaaaataatttcaagtactaatactgtttttttcattaaaaagtcattttcaCAGCTGCCAGGTTTAAGCATAAGTACTTACAATTAAGGTGATTATGCATAAAATACACCTGAGTTCTGAGAACTATCAGCTGCAAAAATAACCATAAAGCCAAACCTGTAGTATGAATAAACAATTTTCTACAGCTGCCAGCACATTTTAGATACAGTACCACCCTGAGAACACAAAATCCTCACACCTCTCATACTAAatgcaacacacacacacaaaaacgTCAGTTTTCTGGGATGCAGCCTTAAACCCCAAAGATTACCCTGCAGGAGTCCTAAGCACATTAGTTAAGTCCTGGACTGAATTTACTGAAAGCTGTTAAAACATATGACAGAACGTTTTAATtggtctttttattt from Prinia subflava isolate CZ2003 ecotype Zambia chromosome 15, Cam_Psub_1.2, whole genome shotgun sequence includes:
- the RSL24D1 gene encoding probable ribosome biogenesis protein RLP24, with amino-acid sequence MRIEKCYFCSGPIYPGHGVMFVRNDCKMFRFCKSKCHRNFKKKRNPRKMRWTKAFRKAAGKELTVDNSFEFEKRRNEPVKYQRELWNKTVDAMKRVEEIKQKRQARFIMNRLKKSKELQKAEDIKEVKQNIHLLRAPHAGTPKQLEDKMVQKLQEDVPMEEDS